A single window of Leptospira semungkisensis DNA harbors:
- a CDS encoding tetratricopeptide repeat protein: MAEADIKRKFNEALKFEKEGKISQAAKIYSEILGMNPKFQKAYLNLGALYSRSGDSEKAIKTYQKALDLGKTPELYYNLGVELYRLGSLDAAVKALKSSLELNKRYLNSHLLLAYCYKQLERPEKSELYLKNAIKIDPKNKTAFAALATIYFDTEKWQEALEAANTALQINPSDARMEILLTDIHVKLGNYKQSFETLKKVTTSAPGFVQFSDSIKAAKQNPKKEDKLFFDNLEVLTRKKLDEFKDKLTMSKESPEDFEAPQAQDALDLSLMYLFHGDTERALKYLLYAQKNLQENPASEAS; the protein is encoded by the coding sequence AAGATATACTCCGAGATCCTCGGAATGAATCCCAAATTCCAAAAAGCGTATCTGAATTTAGGAGCCTTATATTCCAGAAGTGGAGACTCCGAAAAGGCGATCAAGACCTACCAAAAAGCCTTGGATCTGGGAAAAACACCCGAACTATATTATAATCTTGGCGTGGAGCTTTATCGACTCGGAAGCTTGGATGCTGCGGTAAAAGCTTTAAAGAGCTCTCTCGAATTAAACAAACGATATCTGAATTCCCATCTTCTCCTCGCGTATTGCTATAAGCAATTAGAGAGACCCGAGAAATCCGAACTCTACTTAAAAAATGCGATCAAGATAGATCCGAAAAATAAGACTGCCTTTGCGGCACTTGCTACCATCTACTTCGATACCGAAAAATGGCAAGAGGCCTTAGAAGCAGCAAATACCGCTCTTCAAATTAATCCAAGCGACGCGAGAATGGAGATCCTTCTCACGGATATTCATGTTAAACTCGGAAACTATAAACAATCGTTCGAGACCCTGAAAAAGGTCACAACAAGCGCTCCAGGATTTGTGCAATTCAGCGACTCTATAAAAGCGGCAAAACAAAATCCTAAGAAAGAAGATAAACTCTTCTTCGATAATTTAGAAGTTCTAACTCGCAAGAAACTGGATGAATTTAAGGACAAGCTGACCATGTCCAAGGAAAGTCCCGAGGATTTTGAAGCTCCTCAGGCACAGGACGCGCTTGATCTTTCGCTCATGTATTTGTTTCATGGAGATACGGAACGCGCCTTAAAGTATCTGCTCTATGCTCAAAAAAATCTGCAAGAAAACCCAGCTTCCGAAGCTTCTTAA
- the folP gene encoding dihydropteroate synthase — METKHNSLVQNGNPSKILPAKPILFGVLNITSDSFSDGGRYLQEGQALAKAKSLLEEGADVIDIGAQSSNVQAALIPQELEWERMKDLIHELKKEKVLISIDTFRPYVIRKALELGVDYINNIRGFVDQESLELVREFSHLPTKYIAMFSQDHGNKADRSSDLTPKTVLFRVLDFFRERKEALQALGLSEEKIILDPGMGFFLSPDFKVSFSVLSQIDKLLEEFPRLMVSVTKKSFLGNGLGGVPVEEREIPTVIAETYLWMKGVPMLRTHSPLSFLRAIKTWELANTDY, encoded by the coding sequence ATGGAAACTAAGCACAATTCCCTTGTTCAGAATGGAAATCCGTCCAAGATTTTGCCCGCAAAACCGATCCTATTCGGTGTTTTGAATATTACTTCGGATTCCTTTTCGGATGGAGGAAGATACTTACAAGAAGGCCAGGCCTTAGCCAAGGCAAAATCTCTATTGGAAGAAGGTGCCGACGTAATTGATATAGGCGCTCAATCTTCGAATGTGCAAGCCGCCTTGATCCCCCAAGAATTGGAATGGGAAAGAATGAAAGATCTCATTCATGAATTGAAAAAGGAGAAGGTCTTGATCTCTATAGATACATTTCGTCCTTATGTGATTCGAAAGGCCTTAGAACTCGGTGTGGATTACATCAACAATATCAGAGGCTTTGTGGACCAGGAGAGCTTGGAGCTTGTCCGGGAATTTTCTCATCTTCCTACAAAGTATATCGCAATGTTTTCTCAAGACCATGGAAATAAGGCGGATCGATCTTCCGACCTGACTCCTAAGACTGTATTATTCAGAGTGTTGGATTTCTTTCGGGAAAGAAAGGAAGCATTGCAAGCCCTGGGTTTATCCGAGGAGAAAATCATTCTGGATCCGGGTATGGGGTTTTTCTTAAGCCCTGATTTTAAGGTAAGCTTTTCGGTACTTTCTCAAATCGATAAATTGTTGGAAGAGTTTCCGAGACTGATGGTCTCCGTGACTAAGAAATCTTTTTTAGGGAATGGACTGGGAGGTGTACCAGTTGAAGAAAGAGAGATCCCGACTGTGATCGCAGAAACATATCTTTGGATGAAAGGAGTTCCCATGCTTCGCACTCATTCCCCACTTTCTTTCTTAAGAGCGATCAAGACCTGGGAATTGGCGAATACGGATTATTAA
- a CDS encoding tetratricopeptide repeat protein, with amino-acid sequence MLKKICKKTQLPKLLKNAANFLLFLGLLSYCQYPIRDHERIESDPYFVYLPATDYTQEKVESVQSPWVAKSHRGKAILAPDKNNLGILFVRNSLLDDAEIEFQSAQKLLPNNPVPSLNLLRLYYILDDISDAKKFMEAFLKQNPPLERKKFENFLIEASRDEELVIFRDALSTIPGQELYAWEGLADYFFTKQEWTKSYFYLEKILQQSPYHKNARGLTMKMANILEKWDDVIVFGLSLTGTGERVPELEYYMAHAYYEKRRYSEALEWIQKAPESEKESIVFLELWKACLLSRNPKADVSILLPYFRKLKSKGVQFSEEDFFPTLTPEGKEAMDRNIFGR; translated from the coding sequence ATGCTCAAAAAAATCTGCAAGAAAACCCAGCTTCCGAAGCTTCTTAAGAACGCTGCAAATTTCCTTTTATTTCTAGGGCTCCTCTCTTATTGCCAATATCCAATCCGAGACCACGAGCGGATCGAAAGCGATCCTTACTTTGTGTATCTTCCCGCTACTGATTATACTCAGGAAAAAGTCGAATCCGTCCAAAGCCCATGGGTTGCCAAGTCTCATAGGGGAAAAGCCATTCTCGCTCCGGACAAGAATAATCTCGGCATTCTATTCGTTCGTAATTCTCTTTTAGATGACGCAGAGATAGAGTTCCAGTCTGCGCAGAAACTTCTCCCAAATAATCCTGTTCCTTCTCTAAATTTATTACGTTTATATTATATACTAGATGATATCTCCGATGCGAAGAAGTTCATGGAGGCGTTTCTAAAGCAAAACCCTCCTCTTGAAAGAAAGAAATTCGAGAACTTTCTGATCGAAGCGAGCAGAGATGAAGAATTGGTTATTTTCCGGGATGCACTCTCCACAATTCCAGGCCAAGAACTGTATGCTTGGGAAGGGCTCGCAGATTATTTCTTCACTAAGCAAGAATGGACAAAGAGTTATTTTTATTTGGAGAAGATCCTACAACAAAGTCCTTATCATAAGAACGCACGCGGGCTCACGATGAAGATGGCCAATATTTTGGAGAAGTGGGACGACGTTATCGTATTCGGACTGAGCCTTACTGGAACTGGAGAAAGAGTTCCCGAACTGGAATACTATATGGCTCATGCTTATTATGAAAAGAGACGCTATTCAGAAGCTCTAGAATGGATCCAAAAGGCACCAGAATCAGAAAAGGAATCGATTGTATTTTTAGAACTTTGGAAAGCCTGTTTGCTCTCAAGGAACCCAAAGGCGGATGTTTCGATCCTTCTTCCGTATTTTAGAAAATTGAAAAGTAAAGGAGTTCAATTTTCAGAAGAGGATTTCTTTCCTACCTTAACTCCGGAAGGAAAAGAGGCAATGGATAGAAATATCTTCGGCCGTTAA